Genomic window (Planctomycetia bacterium):
CCTGTCCCATTTCGGCAATCATGTTCCAGGCTTCTTCAGAAAACTGTGTTGCAGGATTACCTCCTGCCCGCTTCCATTGTTCCTGAAGAAAAGTTGCCGCTTCTTCAAGTTCAAGTGGCTTGAGCATGGAACAGCAGCCAATCCAGTGAAACAAACCCATCTCGCTGGCTTGTCTCACTTTCTCCAGCAGTAGTTCAGTTCCCACCAGGAGCAACTGCACGCCGGGATGTCCGAGCGGTGTAGTCGTCTCAATCAGTGGGCGAAGCTCTTCGAGCATGGTAACCGGTACGTGCTGTGCTTCATCGACAATCAGTAGTGTCGATTTTTCTTCTCCGATACAGGGGAGTAGATATTCCATCAGATTCATGCGCAGTTCAACAGTGCTGCGGATGGCAAAAGGCAAGCCGCAGTCGGCTAACAACATCTGGAACAGCGCCTGACTGTCCATCACGGGTGCACATGCAGCCCAGGCAGTATGTAAGCCTCGATTTTCATACTGAGCAGTAAGCTGATGTGCGAGCAGTGTCTTGCCTACGCCATGCTGACCAGTCAGCAAAGCAACGCGTTCACCATCCAGAAGTGATGTCGTGATATTCTGCAAGGCAACTGCCTGTCCGGGCAACAAAGCGACTGAGCCAGTCGTCAAGGCGATGCGGAAGGGGTTTTCGCGTAAGCCCCAATATGCCAGGTCCATTCGCATTGCCTCGTGACGAAAAGGCGAAACTGATTCAGGTTCGCCTAAGCTACATCGAACCACACGCTGGCCACACTTTAACC
Coding sequences:
- a CDS encoding AAA family ATPase: MDLAYWGLRENPFRIALTTGSVALLPGQAVALQNITTSLLDGERVALLTGQHGVGKTLLAHQLTAQYENRGLHTAWAACAPVMDSQALFQMLLADCGLPFAIRSTVELRMNLMEYLLPCIGEEKSTLLIVDEAQHVPVTMLEELRPLIETTTPLGHPGVQLLLVGTELLLEKVRQASEMGLFHWIGCCSMLKPLELEEAATFLQEQWKRAGGNPATQFSEEAWNMIAEMGQGVLLHMNRLARHALRLAENGEQAQVDAEAVWEAASSTGVTTAQQEQEETMLVPMPARGTLKESA